The genomic interval GACTTACGAAGAGTGGTTCTTACCCCGATATGGACGTCAGCGTAATATTGTCTGTACCGTAGATCACTTTAACTCCGCGGCGAAGCTTATAATGGGCACCGATCGGATCGTGACCTTGCACGGTCGCATTGCCAGGGAAATGGTGAAGTTGTTCCCGGTCCGCATAGTGGCAGCCCCGTTTGACATACAACCACTTGTAGAGGTTATGGCCTGGCCTCGTTATCTTAATGAAGATCCGGAACACGAATGGGTAAGGAACATATTACAATCTGTGGCAAAATCTTTATAACAGTGGGATCCGGTTTTATTGTAACAGGATGAACAGGAATTTTCGTGGCGCGCCTGCTGTTGCAGGAATGGTATTGTTCTTATTATTTCGGATGCGTTTTATAAAGCTCTGGAAGGTATCTGGATTAGCCTGACACTTATGCGTTTACGTAAAATTCATGTGTATTTATCTGATAACAATATGATTTTGCTGTAAACCTTTGAAATGACTCAGTGAGGAGGACGAGACAGTGGCAGCAGGTTGACCATCCGTCGCAATCACGGGTTATGTGAGTTTTATTATGATGGCAATTATTTGTATCGGGTTAACACAAAGCCCACGGTTTCACGTTATAGACGGGAAACACTGGAAACGAAGAAGGACTTCCAGACCTGGAATGTCAGTGGAAACGAGAATGTTCAGGACATAACCAACCTGTCTAGTTCTGAGTCGGCGCCAGAAATCAAAGGTACTGAAGAGTCATGTAACAGAGAGCAAAGCAAGGAGGTAAGTTTAAGTAAGGAGAAGAACACTGCTGTCCCGTTAACTCAGCAAAAAGGGGGCCTGTATTCACTCAATGATTTATAATCGTTTCACCACAAAACACTATAAATAAAGAGTGAATCAGACCATGAGCCATCACAATACAGTCATCGCCCAATTGCTAAAACTGATTCCCAGACATGAGTTTGAGTGTCTGGCCAATGAGCATCACAGCGGTCGTGCATTTCGAAAGGCATCCCGGTGGTCTCAGTTTGTCACCATGACCATTTCCCAGTTGTCAGGACGCTGCAGCTTGAGGGATATCGTTGATAATATGAACGCCCAAAATTCATCGCCTCTACCATCTGGGCTCGGCAAAATTATCACGCACGACGTTATCGCGGATTAACGAAGATAAACCTTATCGTCTTTACTAAGCGCTCTATGGACGCCTGCTTGCCGGTTGTCAAAATGTTGCACCCAGGCACACATTTCATTTCAAAAACCGGCTTTATTCACCGGATGCCACCACCATAGATTTATGTCTGAGTGTTTTTCCATGGGCTGAATTCCGATCAACCAAAGGTGCCATCAAATTGCACGTTGGCTTGAATCGCTCCGGCTATTTACCCGAGTTTATGCACATTATCGAAGGTAAAACCCATGATGCCAAGGCGGCTAAAAGCTTGAAGCTGAGCTCCGGCAGCATCGTTGTGTTTGATAAGGCCTGCAATGACTACGCATGGTATAAGCAATTGGAAGATAACGGAATTTTCTTTGTGACAATGGCCTGGTGATGGACCGGCTCGTTTCCTTTTATCGCTCTGGCATGTTGTAGGCAACATAGCTACTGGAGTCCCAAGGTTGCATGCAAACCTGCTAAGTTGAAGAAAATTTATCTCTCTGGAAAGATTACATTTTCCAATTCTGGGTGACTCTACGAGCTTTCTTTTCTTCTAGATTAAACCAAGCACTCTGATCATTAGAAGTATCTGCGACCACTAAAATATCTTCATCCGTTAAATATCTGGAAAGCTGTCTAGTGGCTTCATCAGCTGTCAATGGAGAGTTTACATACCAACAGTTATTGGTTAGTGGGGTCGAATTCCCCATGTTCTGAATGGCTTTGTCGAGCTGTTCTTTGCGATTTTCCTGTTCAGCCAGTTCATATGAGAAAAATAGGTTATTAGGCATTTTGCCTCCTTAAAATGCGACTTGAGTGCGACAGTATAAAGAGTTTTCTTTTAAAAGCTATTTTGGAGTTGTTAGTTTTGAATTAAATGTAAAGGTTATGTCAATTTTTAGGTTTTGACTGAACTTTCACGCTTACTTTATGGATATAAGGAAATAACGTTTCTTAGGGACTTTTTTCATGATTACTGTTGTTGGCAATGAAGGTTTGGGATTACTTGGATCTGAATTAACTTTAAATTCTCAGAAGACATCCAGTAATAGTTCTGAGCAACAATTAACCGTCAATATTTCAAATGGTAATCTGGTATTAGCCCGGGAAGATGACAGTTTTGTTACTCAGGGAACCGATTTTTCCATCTCCAGGATCTATAACAGCCTTGGTATTCGTGGTGATGCCAGCGGTGGTTCTTTCTTGCAAAGCTATAGTCAGCGCCTGGTGTTTATCAGTGCCAGTGAGATTAAACGGATAGATATTGACGGTACTGAATCACGCTTTTTGTTGGATACTGCCAGTGGTCGTTTTGTGACAACAGATGGTGAAGGCGCTTACGATTATCTGGTTCGCCAGGGCGATAATAATGAATGGGTATGGCATGATGGCAGTAGTGGTAAAACGGAAGTATTTGATAGTAATGGCCGATTGATTGCTTTCAGTGATATTAATAATCAGACCAGTACGATTAACTACAATGACTCTGATCAGTTAGCAAGTATCGTATCGGCAGATCAACAAACTTTAACCTATCAATATGATAGTGACGGCAGAGTCGTTTCGATTCAGCTTAATCGCGATAACCACCTTATCACCAGTGCCAGATATGCTTACGATACTCTTGGGCGCCTGGTCTCTGTCACAATGGATTTGACGCCATCAGATGGCAGTATTGCAGATGGCCAAATATATCAGACTTTTTATACCTATCATGGTGATTCTCAACGGCTGGCCTCTGTCAGTAACAGTTCTGGCATCGTCCAGTCATTTAATTATACGGAAATTGACGGCCAATGGAGATTGACCGGTATAACCGATGGCGATGGCAACAGTACTACTCTCAGTTATGATTTTGAAGGCCGTAGTACCACTATTATAGATGCCAACCACCAGATATGGACTTATCGTTACAGTGCTTCTGGTCAGATAGAACAAGTGCTCACCCCTGCAGTAGACGGCCAGAGGGCTGTTACCACATATGCATATGATGATAATGAGAACGTCATCTCAGTAACAGATGCCAGTGGTTATGTTGTTACGTTCGAATATGATCAACAGGGCAATCAAACACTTAGAAGGGATGCTCTGGGCAATACTATTAAGACAACGTATGACGAGAATAACCGTTGGTTAACCAGAGCAACTTATTTGATACCAGACCCTGATGGTAGTGGTGAAGAACAGGCGAGTGAACCAACCACAGAGCGTCGAATATATGACAGCCACGGAAATTTACGCTTCGAAGTCAGCGCTGCTGGCTCTGTCAATGAGTATCGTTATAACTCTCAGGGACAGCTTGTCGAGCATCTTGGCTGGCAGCAAGCCCGGTACAACCTTGCAGACCTCGCTGAGGATGAAGCGTTAACTGAATCTCAGTTGAGTCAGTGGGGCCAGGAACAGAGTAAGAGTGGTATGAGTCTGGTGACTTATACGTACGATGGCTCAGGCCAGCTGTTTACCAGTACAGAATATAATGCTGTCGATAAAGATGGTGCTGGCGTCGAAAATGATCAAACCAAGTACTTCACCTACGAATATGATGTTTACGGGCAATTGCGAACCCGGGCGATTGTTCGTGATTCCAAGTTAGAAATTAAACTGTTCAATTATGACGGTGTCGGTCGTCTGATCAGTGAGATTGATCCTTTATCAACAGCGACTGTTTATGTACATGATGACGCAGGGCAGCAACTGACTGTCAAATACGCTAATCAGTCCACCGAAATCACCGCTTATGATGATGCTGGCAGGACCATCAG from Gynuella sunshinyii YC6258 carries:
- a CDS encoding DUF4372 domain-containing protein, with the translated sequence MSHHNTVIAQLLKLIPRHEFECLANEHHSGRAFRKASRWSQFVTMTISQLSGRCSLRDIVDNMNAQNSSPLPSGLGKIITHDVIAD
- a CDS encoding transposase — encoded protein: MDLCLSVFPWAEFRSTKGAIKLHVGLNRSGYLPEFMHIIEGKTHDAKAAKSLKLSSGSIVVFDKACNDYAWYKQLEDNGIFFVTMAW